A single region of the Rathayibacter rathayi genome encodes:
- a CDS encoding APC family permease codes for MTTTRETAAPPELKRVLGPKLLLLFVVGDILGTGIYALTGQVAAEVGGAAWLPFVLAFVVATLTACSYLELVTKYPQAAGAALYAHKAFGIHFVTFLVCFTVMASGITSASAASGAFASNVAIGFGLGDGAGTRLSIALIFMVCIALVNLRGVAESVGLNVVLTLIELSGLLLVIVVCFFAVFGGQADFSRVVAFEAPEDKSLLLAVSTATSLAFFAMVGFEDSVNMAEETKDPSRIFPRVMLTGLGITAVVYVLVSTLAVAIVPVGELAGNDTPLVTVVEAAAPDFPISTLLPFLSLFAVANSALINMMMASRLLYGMSRQGVLPPFLQNVLRGRRTPWAAILFTTVIALLLTAYVSRDPADPIAVLLGGTTSLLLLAVFAIVNVAVLVLRRQPVEHRHFRTPTVLPVLGAIACVSLVLPITSGRDTAQYGIAGVLLVIGVLLWVATFIDRRVRGYARTAAIDPEELDADPE; via the coding sequence ATGACCACGACGAGAGAGACCGCCGCCCCACCTGAGCTCAAGCGGGTGCTCGGCCCGAAGCTGCTGCTGCTGTTCGTGGTCGGCGACATCCTCGGCACCGGAATCTACGCCCTCACCGGTCAGGTCGCGGCCGAGGTCGGCGGAGCCGCGTGGCTCCCCTTCGTGCTCGCGTTCGTCGTCGCCACGCTCACCGCCTGCTCCTACCTCGAGCTGGTGACGAAGTATCCGCAGGCGGCAGGGGCGGCCCTCTACGCGCACAAGGCGTTCGGGATCCACTTCGTCACGTTCCTGGTGTGCTTCACCGTGATGGCGAGCGGGATCACGTCGGCCTCCGCTGCCTCGGGAGCGTTCGCGAGTAACGTCGCGATCGGCTTCGGGCTTGGCGACGGCGCGGGGACGCGGCTGAGTATCGCGCTGATCTTCATGGTCTGCATCGCGCTGGTCAACCTGCGCGGCGTCGCCGAGAGCGTTGGTCTGAACGTTGTGCTCACTCTGATCGAGCTCTCGGGACTTCTGTTGGTCATCGTCGTCTGTTTCTTCGCGGTCTTCGGCGGGCAGGCCGACTTCTCGCGGGTGGTCGCGTTCGAGGCGCCGGAGGACAAGTCGCTGCTGCTCGCCGTGAGCACCGCGACCTCGCTCGCCTTTTTCGCGATGGTCGGCTTCGAGGACTCGGTGAACATGGCGGAGGAGACCAAGGATCCCAGCCGCATCTTCCCCCGGGTGATGCTCACGGGTCTGGGTATCACCGCGGTGGTGTACGTGCTGGTGTCCACGCTCGCCGTCGCGATCGTGCCGGTGGGGGAGCTGGCCGGCAACGACACTCCGCTCGTCACCGTGGTCGAGGCGGCGGCGCCCGACTTCCCGATCTCGACGCTCCTGCCCTTCCTCTCGCTCTTCGCCGTGGCCAACAGCGCGCTGATCAACATGATGATGGCCAGCCGCCTGCTCTATGGAATGAGCCGCCAGGGCGTGCTGCCGCCGTTCCTGCAGAATGTGCTGCGCGGACGACGGACGCCCTGGGCCGCGATCCTGTTCACCACCGTGATCGCGCTGCTGCTCACCGCCTACGTGTCGCGCGACCCCGCCGACCCCATCGCCGTGCTGCTGGGAGGGACCACGTCGCTGCTCCTGCTCGCCGTGTTCGCGATCGTCAACGTTGCGGTGCTGGTGCTGCGGCGCCAGCCGGTGGAGCACCGTCACTTCCGGACCCCCACCGTGCTGCCGGTGCTAGGCGCGATCGCCTGCGTCTCCTTGGTGTTGCCGATCACCTCCGGGCGCGACACGGCCCAATACGGGATCGCGGGGGTGCTGCTCGTGATCGGCGTGCTGCTCTGGGTGGCGACCTTCATCGACCGCCGGGTCCGCGGTTATGCGCGGACCGCGGCGATCGACCCGGAGGAGCTGGACGCCGATCCGGAGTGA
- a CDS encoding dienelactone hydrolase family protein: MPTSDETWTLAEHDVPVYRSGEGGRALILIHEVWGVDGHIRSVADRYAAEGYSVVAPELLAESGLLEQLDEEQRADYGHPVRRLPRQVELRTFFAPVFTPEHATRTVAILRALVERLLRQEGSTSVCVTGFCYGGTFSWALALTEPRLAAAVPFYGHVTASAQELGALQVPVLAFLGDRDAPLVEQVPRVREATEGKDVEVIVYPGAGHAFFNDANEQTYQAEAATDAWPRALAFLAAHAR, from the coding sequence ATGCCCACGAGCGATGAGACCTGGACCCTGGCCGAGCACGACGTACCGGTGTACCGCAGCGGAGAGGGCGGCCGAGCGCTGATCCTGATCCACGAGGTGTGGGGGGTCGACGGACACATCCGCTCGGTCGCCGACCGGTATGCGGCCGAGGGGTACAGCGTCGTCGCGCCGGAGCTGCTGGCCGAGAGCGGCCTGCTCGAGCAGCTCGACGAGGAGCAGCGCGCCGACTACGGCCACCCGGTGCGGCGCCTGCCGCGTCAGGTCGAGCTGCGCACCTTCTTCGCCCCCGTCTTCACTCCGGAGCACGCGACGCGCACCGTCGCGATCCTCCGCGCCCTCGTCGAGCGGCTGCTGCGACAGGAAGGATCGACCAGCGTCTGCGTCACCGGCTTCTGCTACGGCGGCACTTTCTCCTGGGCACTCGCTCTCACCGAGCCGCGCCTGGCCGCGGCCGTGCCGTTCTACGGACACGTCACCGCCTCCGCGCAGGAACTCGGCGCGCTGCAGGTGCCGGTACTGGCGTTCCTGGGCGACCGCGACGCTCCGCTGGTCGAGCAGGTCCCGCGCGTCAGGGAGGCCACCGAGGGCAAGGATGTCGAGGTCATCGTCTACCCGGGCGCCGGTCACGCCTTCTTCAACGACGCGAACGAGCAGACCTACCAGGCAGAGGCGGCGACTGACGCGTGGCCGCGCGCCCTCGCGTTCCTGGCAGCCCACGCCCGCTGA
- a CDS encoding GNAT family N-acetyltransferase — protein MAADPAWSLCPARAEDGVASAELRAVVMRPSLPTLGRYDAHRVRHRFLDGYRPDLTRVSAFAGSIAARVEPDAVWIEHFSLAPHAQGRGVGGAVLRRVMQEEARPGLASASTC, from the coding sequence GTGGCCGCTGACCCAGCCTGGTCGCTCTGCCCCGCGAGGGCGGAGGACGGTGTCGCGAGTGCGGAGCTGCGCGCGGTCGTGATGCGTCCGTCCCTCCCGACCCTCGGCCGTTACGACGCGCACCGCGTGCGGCACCGCTTCCTCGACGGCTACCGCCCCGACCTCACCCGCGTGAGCGCGTTCGCCGGAAGCATCGCGGCGCGTGTCGAGCCCGACGCGGTCTGGATCGAGCACTTCTCCCTCGCCCCGCACGCGCAGGGCCGCGGCGTCGGCGGTGCCGTGCTCCGGCGGGTGATGCAGGAGGAGGCGCGGCCGGGCCTAGCTTCCGCCTCGACGTGCTGA
- a CDS encoding LysR substrate-binding domain-containing protein: protein MSEQPETDDPQAAPEMQECPDGVSGAAPTGPVLSVALVPGVTPTKWTRVWGQRRTDLPLRITVVAERAQEEALLDGRAQLSFVRGEVSSAALSSIHLYDEQPVAVLGREHALAAAEELAVAELAGEHLLQEPADVPEWAAIAKEVADGSRRALPRMAGLDDAVEQVAAGVGVLILPQSVARVHSRKDVTAVPVTGVAPSSVRLAWVTEDKGDDVEDFIGVVRGRSANTTRGTAATPKVESRAKAAKAKAREAREKAEKAGGGRKKPARPKASAPAVRRTRKPRGR, encoded by the coding sequence ATGAGCGAGCAGCCCGAGACCGACGACCCGCAGGCTGCTCCCGAGATGCAGGAGTGCCCGGACGGGGTGTCGGGCGCCGCCCCCACCGGCCCCGTCCTCTCCGTCGCCCTCGTGCCCGGCGTCACCCCCACCAAGTGGACCCGCGTCTGGGGTCAGCGCCGCACCGACCTGCCGCTGCGGATCACCGTCGTCGCCGAGCGCGCGCAGGAGGAGGCGCTGCTCGACGGCCGCGCGCAGCTCTCGTTCGTCCGCGGCGAGGTCTCCTCCGCCGCGCTCAGCTCGATCCACCTCTACGACGAGCAGCCGGTCGCCGTGCTCGGCCGCGAGCACGCCCTGGCCGCTGCGGAGGAGCTCGCCGTCGCCGAGCTGGCCGGCGAGCACCTCCTCCAGGAGCCGGCGGACGTGCCCGAGTGGGCGGCAATCGCCAAGGAGGTCGCCGACGGCTCGCGGCGGGCGCTGCCGCGGATGGCCGGCCTCGACGACGCGGTCGAGCAGGTCGCGGCCGGAGTGGGCGTGCTGATCCTGCCGCAGTCGGTGGCGCGCGTGCACAGCCGCAAGGACGTGACCGCCGTCCCGGTGACCGGTGTTGCTCCCTCCAGCGTGCGACTCGCGTGGGTGACCGAGGACAAGGGCGACGATGTCGAGGACTTTATCGGCGTGGTCCGCGGCCGCAGCGCGAACACGACGCGCGGGACCGCCGCGACGCCGAAGGTCGAGTCCCGCGCAAAGGCGGCGAAGGCGAAGGCGCGGGAGGCGCGCGAGAAGGCCGAGAAGGCCGGAGGCGGCAGAAAGAAGCCGGCCCGGCCGAAAGCGTCGGCCCCCGCGGTGCGGCGCACCCGCAAGCCCCGTGGCCGCTGA
- a CDS encoding DUF5997 family protein, which produces MAKATQTMKAATAAKKLQVYLPATPEEFQESAITREQYDELVANPPAWLVQLREEGPHPRSVIASRLNVSISGLARGGVTDALTTPEIQALLDEVPEWLRVEQNRYAEVRREQARLKFERAAKSAD; this is translated from the coding sequence ATGGCCAAGGCGACACAGACGATGAAGGCTGCGACCGCGGCGAAGAAGCTGCAGGTCTACCTGCCTGCCACCCCGGAGGAGTTCCAGGAGTCGGCGATCACGCGCGAGCAGTACGACGAACTCGTCGCGAACCCGCCCGCCTGGCTCGTACAGCTGCGCGAGGAGGGGCCGCACCCCCGCTCCGTCATCGCCTCCCGGTTGAACGTCTCGATCTCGGGCCTGGCCCGCGGCGGCGTGACCGATGCCTTGACCACTCCTGAGATCCAGGCCCTGCTCGACGAGGTTCCCGAGTGGCTGCGCGTCGAGCAGAACCGCTATGCCGAGGTCCGCCGCGAGCAGGCGCGCCTCAAGTTCGAGCGCGCCGCCAAGTCCGCCGACTGA
- a CDS encoding Gfo/Idh/MocA family protein yields MPAPLRVGVLGAGFMAAVHSRAARSAGAVLAGVASSSPEKGERAAAELGIARAYPDAHALIEDESIDLVHVCTPNATHAALALAAMEAGKHVVCEKPLASTLQEAEALAAAASAAGVVTTVPFAYRFHPMVREARARVASGETGRLVTVRGSYLQDWLLGASDDNWRVDSAAGGRSRAFGDIGSHLVDLLEFVTGERIDSLAAITSTVHAERGGRPVSTEDVAGAIVRLEGGAVGTLLVSQVTAGHRNELLLEVSGLEESLRFEQELPETLWVGRRDSAFLVPRDASILAPDAARLSIVPSGHPMGYQDAFTAFARDTYAAVAGAEVDGLPTFADGLRAARITDAVLDAAETGAWVSVPTADDPREIAAGARRRRPTPPPTR; encoded by the coding sequence ATGCCCGCGCCGCTGCGCGTCGGGGTGCTCGGCGCCGGCTTCATGGCGGCCGTGCACAGCCGCGCGGCCCGCAGTGCCGGAGCGGTGCTCGCCGGCGTCGCCTCCTCCAGCCCCGAGAAGGGCGAGCGGGCGGCAGCCGAACTCGGCATCGCCCGCGCCTACCCCGATGCCCACGCGCTGATCGAGGACGAGAGCATCGACCTGGTGCATGTGTGCACGCCGAACGCCACGCACGCCGCTCTCGCCCTCGCCGCGATGGAGGCCGGCAAGCATGTGGTCTGCGAGAAGCCGCTCGCTTCGACGCTTCAGGAGGCGGAGGCGCTCGCCGCGGCCGCCTCCGCCGCCGGAGTCGTCACGACGGTTCCGTTCGCCTACCGCTTCCACCCGATGGTGCGGGAGGCTCGCGCCCGCGTCGCCTCGGGTGAGACGGGCCGGCTCGTCACCGTCCGCGGGAGCTATCTGCAGGACTGGTTGCTGGGTGCCTCCGACGACAACTGGCGCGTGGACTCCGCCGCCGGCGGCCGCTCGCGAGCCTTCGGCGACATCGGCTCGCACCTGGTCGACCTGCTCGAGTTCGTCACCGGCGAGCGGATCGACTCGCTGGCCGCGATCACGAGCACGGTGCACGCCGAGCGCGGCGGCCGCCCGGTCAGCACCGAGGACGTGGCCGGCGCGATCGTCCGGCTCGAGGGCGGCGCCGTCGGTACGCTCCTCGTCTCGCAGGTCACCGCCGGGCACCGCAACGAGCTGCTGCTCGAGGTCTCGGGGCTGGAGGAGTCGTTGCGCTTCGAGCAGGAGCTGCCTGAGACGCTGTGGGTCGGCCGGCGCGACAGCGCCTTCCTGGTGCCGCGCGACGCCTCGATCCTCGCGCCCGACGCGGCACGGCTCTCGATCGTGCCCAGCGGACATCCGATGGGCTACCAAGACGCCTTCACGGCGTTCGCCCGCGACACCTACGCCGCCGTGGCGGGTGCCGAGGTGGACGGGCTGCCGACCTTCGCCGACGGCCTCCGCGCGGCACGCATCACCGACGCTGTACTCGACGCGGCAGAGACAGGCGCCTGGGTGAGCGTGCCCACTGCCGATGACCCGAGGGAGATCGCCGCAGGAGCGAGGAGAAGAAGACCTACGCCGCCACCCACCCGGTGA
- a CDS encoding Gfo/Idh/MocA family protein: protein MSGTGRVGVGVIGAGNISTEYLRNLTVFPDLEVLVVADLDSERARAQAEAFGVPASGSVQDLLAHEGIEIVVNLTIPAAHVEVARRAVEAGKHVWTEKPFSLDRDSGIALLALAEEKGLRVATAPDTFLGAGLQTAQRSIESGAIGTPLSALALFQGPGPESWHPNPEFFFAQGGGPLLDMGPYYLTTLVQNLGPVESVTAVSSQARASRVIGSGPKEGIEFPVTIPTHIGGLLRFESGASAQGVWSFESSLPRTGFVEINGSEGTLVLPDPNMHDGDLTLHRRGSAEPEVIAATGSTASRGTGVLELARAIRADRPEAASGDLAYHVTDVMLSLLEAAETGEKVLVTSTATPRPALPESWDPTEATLS, encoded by the coding sequence ATGAGCGGCACCGGCCGTGTCGGCGTCGGCGTGATCGGCGCCGGGAACATCAGTACCGAGTACCTGAGGAACCTCACCGTCTTCCCGGACCTCGAGGTGCTTGTCGTCGCCGACCTCGACTCTGAGCGCGCGAGGGCGCAGGCCGAGGCGTTCGGCGTGCCTGCCTCCGGCAGTGTCCAGGACCTCCTCGCGCACGAGGGGATCGAGATCGTGGTGAACCTCACGATCCCCGCCGCGCACGTCGAGGTCGCGCGCCGCGCAGTCGAGGCGGGCAAGCACGTCTGGACCGAGAAGCCCTTCTCGCTCGACCGCGACAGCGGGATCGCGCTGCTCGCGCTGGCGGAGGAGAAGGGGTTGCGCGTCGCGACCGCTCCCGACACCTTTCTCGGCGCCGGCCTGCAGACGGCGCAGCGCAGCATCGAGAGCGGAGCGATCGGCACACCGCTCTCGGCCCTCGCCCTCTTTCAGGGCCCCGGCCCGGAGTCCTGGCACCCGAATCCAGAGTTCTTTTTCGCCCAGGGCGGCGGGCCGCTGCTGGACATGGGCCCGTACTACCTCACGACCCTCGTGCAGAACCTCGGCCCCGTCGAGAGCGTCACCGCGGTCTCGTCGCAGGCCCGCGCGAGCCGCGTCATCGGCTCCGGCCCGAAGGAGGGAATCGAGTTCCCGGTGACCATCCCGACACACATTGGCGGGCTGCTCCGCTTTGAATCCGGAGCCTCCGCCCAGGGTGTGTGGAGCTTCGAGTCGAGCCTGCCGCGCACCGGCTTCGTAGAGATCAACGGCTCCGAGGGCACCCTCGTGCTCCCCGACCCGAACATGCACGACGGCGACCTCACGCTGCACCGGCGCGGGTCCGCCGAGCCGGAGGTCATCGCGGCGACCGGCTCGACCGCGTCCCGCGGCACCGGCGTGCTCGAACTCGCCCGCGCGATCCGGGCCGACCGCCCGGAAGCCGCCTCCGGCGACCTGGCCTACCACGTCACCGACGTGATGCTCTCGCTCCTCGAGGCCGCCGAGACCGGCGAGAAGGTCCTCGTCACGAGCACCGCAACTCCCCGCCCCGCCCTCCCCGAGAGCTGGGACCCGACCGAAGCGACCCTCTCCTGA
- a CDS encoding sugar phosphate isomerase/epimerase family protein: MATPPHLSVQLHSVREPLAADLPATLERLAGIGFATVELFGFVDLADAYRAALAASGLRAPSAHARLLGPQGDVTVDEILDVAASLGVQTVIDPFVDPTRWSTADDVARIADEFNALIDSAAARGLVLGYHNHAFEFENRIDGRAAFEHLAGLLDPRMVLELDTYWAAVGGDNPVDVLGRLGDQVRFLHVKDGPISANIQEQVPAGEGAMDVSAILAAAPQALPVLEFDAYAGDIFAGLESAHRYVSGLRA, translated from the coding sequence GTCCAGCTGCACTCGGTGCGCGAGCCGCTCGCGGCTGATCTACCCGCCACCCTCGAGCGCCTCGCTGGGATCGGCTTCGCCACCGTCGAGCTGTTTGGGTTCGTCGACCTGGCGGATGCCTACCGTGCGGCGCTTGCCGCCAGCGGACTGCGTGCCCCGAGCGCGCACGCGCGCCTGCTCGGCCCGCAGGGGGACGTCACCGTCGACGAGATCCTCGACGTGGCAGCCTCGCTCGGCGTGCAGACCGTGATCGACCCCTTCGTCGATCCGACTCGCTGGAGCACCGCGGACGATGTCGCCCGCATCGCCGATGAGTTCAACGCCCTGATCGACTCCGCCGCCGCCCGCGGCCTGGTGCTCGGATACCACAACCACGCCTTCGAGTTCGAGAACCGGATCGACGGCCGCGCCGCCTTCGAGCACCTCGCCGGTCTCCTCGATCCGCGCATGGTGCTCGAGCTCGACACCTACTGGGCGGCGGTCGGTGGCGACAATCCAGTCGACGTGCTCGGTCGGCTCGGTGACCAGGTGCGCTTCCTGCATGTGAAGGACGGGCCGATCTCGGCCAACATTCAGGAGCAGGTGCCGGCGGGCGAGGGCGCGATGGACGTCTCGGCCATTCTCGCCGCCGCCCCGCAGGCCCTGCCCGTGCTCGAGTTCGATGCATACGCCGGCGACATCTTCGCGGGCCTGGAGTCAGCCCACCGCTACGTCTCGGGGCTGCGCGCATGA